The genomic segment CATTGGGCATGCATGAGGATCATGAGGACGTCCCTGTCCGCGATGACGTCGCCGTAGGAGGTCGTCATCGCGTCCAGGACTGCTTGCGGATCGGTGCTGCGCACCGACGCCGCCGCCGAGGCGGCCGCCTCCCTCAGGAGATCCGAGCAGTGGTCGACCAGGGCCGCGAACAGGTTCTGCTTGTCTTTGAACAACCGGTACAAATACCCCTGCGAGATGCCGGCGGCCTTGGCCACGTCCATCGTCGAGGTCCCGTAGTACCCACGCTCAGCGAACGCCTTGATCGCCGTGCGCATCACCGTCGCCCGGCGCTCCTCGGCCGTAGAACGCTGCCGTGCCCTCATTTCCATGGAAGTAATTAACCACTCACATGTGGATGGCGTCAAATCCACACAGGGCCCGGAGGGTGCTGGCGCTGGACGGCCCGCAACCGCCGTGGCGCCGCGGTCAGGGAGCTACTGGCAGTGAACGGACCAGTCGACGCCAGCAGATCAGCCAACAGCTCAGACTGAGGAGAGCTTCGTGGATGTCGTCGCGTATCTCTCAGCGGATCCCTAGGCGGCGGAACCAGCGAAAGTGGGCGAAGGCGCGCTCCACGACCCAACGTTGGGTGCCGAGGCAGGAGCTCGTTTGCGGTGCCCTGGGGGACGATCAACGTCTTCACGCCGAGCCCCCGGACTAGTACTCCAGCTGTCGTTCTTGATCACTGTTGCGGAGCGACCTGTCGTTGCCGCCGCCCGTCGTCGATCGTGGGTGGCCTCAGCTGTTCCGCTGCGCCAGGCGGACTGGAAGGCTGAGCTCATGGCTTCGAGCATCGTCGTCCAGTACACCGAGTATCTGCGGACTGGTACGAGCGCCCTCTGGGTTCGGTTGCGGGAGCTCCTTCAGGACCAGGGGCTTGACCCTGAGGTGACGGTCGTCGTTGGCCTCTTGCAGGAGGGCCCCGATCACGAGGATGGCCAGGTCTCTGGCGACGGCAGGGTCTTACAGGTTCAGCCTCTTCCATTGATCAGAAACGGCTCGGGTTCTCATCAACCGGTGGGGTCTTCACCGGGGTCGCCTGATCCGCCTCGATGGTCCTGGCCGCCTCGGCTGCTTCCCGGAAGGTGACGACCGCCTCGCCGTTCTCCCGCGCCCATGTGGTGAGCATCCTGATGGGCTCCTCCAGGGTTCGCCCGAGATCGGTCAGGCCGTACTCCACGCGCGGCGGCGCCTCGGCGTAAGCGTGCCGCTCGACGAGCCCGTTGGCTTGGAGCCGGCGCAACGTCTGGGTCAGTACCTTGCGCGAAATGCCACCGCTCAGCTCGACCAGCTCGCCGTGGCGCACCGGGCCGTCGGTCAGCGCGAAGAGCGTAACCATGGACCACTTGCTGGCGATGATCTCCATGGCCAGGAGAGCGGGACAGTCGGCGAGGAAGGCAATTCCGGGTCGCAGGCTCATGCCCCGAAGGTTACCTGGAGGTACCTGGTGGCCGCCTATCGTCGTCGAGGTGCGCACCCCCCTTACTCGCATCTCGCATGATTGAGGTTTCAGCCATGTTCGTCTCCCTTGTCGTCGTCACCGTGTTCATGTCGGCGCTTCTCCTGGTATCGGCTGGGGCAAAGTCTCTGCGGACGCGGCACATCACCGAGCAGATGTCCACACTCGGAGTGCCGCAGAGCATGATGGCTTTCCTGATCGGCGCTCAGATCGCGGGCGCGGCCGGTGCGATCACCGGACTCTGGTGGGGACCCATCGGAATCGCCGCCGCGATCGGCCTGACGCTCTATTTCGCCGGGGCGGTCGCCTTCCACCTGCGCGTCGGCGACCGCAAGGGCGCGTCTCCGGCGGTGGTCCTCACCATGGCCTCCGTCGCCCTGATCGTGCTGCGTGCTGCCACCCTGTGACAGCGGACAGCCGGTCCGACGCTGGCGTTGATCGTGCTGAGTGAGGTCGGTCTCCTCTGAGGCAGCCACCGTTGATCATCTTGAGTTGTGCCGACAAACGAAGATCAGCCGGTGGCCGTGGGCCACAGCGTAAACCTTGCCCGGTGACAATCTGTATTCGATGGCCTGATGGGCAAGGTGGCGGGCCGGTTCGCCCGGGTGGAACCGCGCCGCCGGGCGAGGGCGTTCGTGCTGGGGCTGCTCGCGGACCTGCCGAGGAAGAACTGCTGGGCGATCGCCGA from the Streptomyces sp. RKAG293 genome contains:
- a CDS encoding TetR/AcrR family transcriptional regulator; protein product: MEMRARQRSTAEERRATVMRTAIKAFAERGYYGTSTMDVAKAAGISQGYLYRLFKDKQNLFAALVDHCSDLLREAAASAAASVRSTDPQAVLDAMTTSYGDVIADRDVLMILMHAQCSASEPVIGEAVRTCYAKQVEYIRAVSGASDEQIRRYFAEGLLGQVMVAIDAASADAPWVRALRA
- a CDS encoding helix-turn-helix domain-containing protein, which codes for MSLRPGIAFLADCPALLAMEIIASKWSMVTLFALTDGPVRHGELVELSGGISRKVLTQTLRRLQANGLVERHAYAEAPPRVEYGLTDLGRTLEEPIRMLTTWARENGEAVVTFREAAEAARTIEADQATPVKTPPVDENPSRF
- a CDS encoding DoxX family protein produces the protein MFVSLVVVTVFMSALLLVSAGAKSLRTRHITEQMSTLGVPQSMMAFLIGAQIAGAAGAITGLWWGPIGIAAAIGLTLYFAGAVAFHLRVGDRKGASPAVVLTMASVALIVLRAATL